Within the Medicago truncatula cultivar Jemalong A17 chromosome 4, MtrunA17r5.0-ANR, whole genome shotgun sequence genome, the region AGTAgccaaaagtaattaataataaCCGTTTTGCTTTCCTATACCATAACTCTTATGAGCCGTAgcgtaaaaattgaaaaaatttcatACCCAACCACAACAAAATACGAAAAGCGTTGTCTTTAATACTCTTTTAGAACAGTTTTTTTACCGTCAAAAAATTAGACGTTGTCGTAGGGCCAAAATGTTGTAGTGATACTACTTCAAAAGTCTACTTCtcgataatttatttcacaagtatctctcttcaattcacgttgggaagcttttcttttattttttaatattatatttcaatacgttttttcttccatttaattttttttgaaccgttgcatttaattttttttgaggaggtcccatttaattttattacctttttttcaaaggaattttattatctttttatcatttatatatttagtttcaatatcgtttaatcatcacaacctcacaaatatttttattcacgctgtcatttaaagataccaaatatttttattttctttcttcaacctcacaaatacacgcacacacattagtgtttagagtaatactttatgtgtgtctgattttttgttacgctactgCGTATAACTTTTtttggcgttgcataatgcgtatgattatttttataaaattttgaggtAGCAGTCCTTTGCTGCACctcttttttggttaaaaaataaataaaattgtagatgtcttttcttcagaAAAGGTCtaaatgcctaaaaaaattgtacttatatatatatatagaggacatttcaaatgagaggagttTTAAAATGAGAGGATGAGAGCATGAAATAGTGGCCATTGGATTAAATAGATGGCTGTTATTAAATGTTAGATTTGAGTGACTCACGTGACACTCTTTGCCAAAGAATTAAACACGTTTCTCTCACTTTGACTGTCTCTATGCCTTCACTGTGAATGTTccttattcatcttcttcccttcaTTCAACGTAAATGCTTTCTCTTTCTGCCGAAACCATTCTTCCTTGCTTCCTTGTCTTTTCTTCTTTGCGTCCTTGTCTCTTCCTTGTTCCTCCACTGTTTTTTCAAGCTATTTATTTCTTATGTTCTTCCTTGTTCCTCGAGTGTTTTTCAAGCTGTTTATTTCTTATGTTCTTAAGTTATCTTTTATGTTCTTTCAATCACTGATTGTTCCTTGTTCCTTCTTCATCGCATTTTCTGCGACATCacaaattagggttccaaaAAATCACGAGATTAACTTGCACTTCTATTGAGTTACGTTCATCATTCTTTATGGACAAAGATACATCAACTTCTTTTCAAATTCCTCAGGTATATTATAATTAGTATGGCTTAAATTTCTCATGACTTATTGTTCTTTTTTCCTGCTACAGTCTGTGTTGTTGATTATATCTTGTTGATGGCTtcttaataaaatatgtttattgaagatatttattttgttaattttaggaaTATGAATGTGTGCCAAATTGTGATGATGAATTAAAGCCTAAGATTGGACAAGTATTTGATACGTTACAAGAAGGTaaatttttttacgaaaaatacGCACTCTCTATCGGATTTAGTGTGCGTTCATCATCATCGACTATAGATAAAAACGACTTGAAGCGTTGGAAGTATTTTGTTTGCTTGAAAGAGGGATATTTGCCAAATAAGACGGATGATAAGGAGCAAAGTGAATCTATTGTCAAGGCTAAAAGAAGAAGGGCTTTAACAAGAGAAGGATGCAATGCAAATGTTGTTTTTAAATGGGTGGGGGAAGGTAAGTATGAGATAGCTCGATTTCATGAAAGCCATACACATCCACTTGCTTCACCTATGAAGAGACCGTTTCTAAGGTCTGCAAGGAAAGTGAATTCAAGTCACAAAAGCTTATTACTTGCATGTAGTAGAGCAAATATTGGACCTTCAAAAGCTTTCCACTTGTTAAAAGAACAACGTGGGGGTTATGAAAATGTTGGATGCACGCAGAGAGATCTTCAAAACTATTCCAGAGATTTAAAGACTTTGAATAAAGATTCTGATGCACATGTTTTGATAGACTACTTTAGAAGGAAGCAAGAAGTTAATTCATCTTTTTATTATGCGTATGAGGTAGGTGAAGAAGGCCGACTGAAGCATGTTTTTTGGGCAGATGGTATTTGTAGGAAAAATTATTCCTTATTTGGAGATGTGGTTTCATTTGATACTACatatcaaacaaataaatatcatttgatTTTTGCACCTTTCACTGGGATAAACCATCATCGACAATCTATTACCTTCGGAGTAGGACTTATAACAAATGAGAAAAGTGATTCATTTGTATGGTTGTTTGAAAAGTTTTTGGAAGCAATGGGTGGACATAAGCCAACACTTATAATAACCGATCAAGATCCTTCCATGAAAGTGGctatagaaaatatttttgatactTCTACTCATAGATTGTGCATGTGGCATATCATGAAAAAAGTTTCTGAAAAAGTAGGTGTTTCCACGAACGACGATGATGAATTTAACAGAAGCTTCAAGTCATGTGTTTGGGGTTCAGAGACACCAAATGAGTTTGAAGAGACTTGGGCGTTTTTGATGACAAGGTTTGAGTTAGAAAAGAATAAATGGTTGTTACATATGTTTGATATTCGAAGCATGTGGATCCCAGCATACTTCAAAGACACTTTTATGGCTGGGATATTGAGAACAACATCAAGATCAGAAAGTGAGAATTCTTTTTATGGTAATTTCCTGAATCCTAATGTTAACTTGGTTGAATTTTGGATGAGGTTTGATTCAGCAATAGAAGCGCAACGGCATAAGGAGTTACTGGCTGATAATAACTCAATTCATTCTAAACCAAAACTAAAGTTGGAACGTGGTatagatagatatatatatatatatatatatatatatatatatatatatatatatatatatatatatatattccacctttatattgtaacaaactatgcatatctttttcttattcaaaaaaactaaacatatatgtttccatgataccaacaaatataatatcatataatataaattccaacatttataatagtaatttttttaagaaatcatcggaCAATGCCAATTGGGACTAGAAAGAAACTGTGTACAAacattgtgttgaaagataaaaggtattattttctaatttgtcagcataagatgataggattttgtataagtttgataatgacctgaaagatgtcttttcttatgcagtgagaatatagttgatgaaacactatgagaaaaatatttcgtagctttatcatttaccatctatttaccttgagttctttgcttccattttgtagtcaatggaaacccaaatatatgtaacaattggtcaggttcgaggctgctcatcaacctacattatccggtagttgagaagtttaagacttagtaagtttgcattatgatttcacatacagtgttagagtaaattattatttcacaatctgatttgattgtttttttaccatgtttcttgaattgttgtcgtgaccttaacacttctcaagctcagagtcaaagcatcagtatgaacttaagtcagagttcggcttcttctcaatgtattcgtacaacgattttttcaatctgtctcaggttaggccaattgttgaatttataaacttagtcaaggtctgCTTGATTTATGAACAAACATGCTTTAAaattttttacgcacaaattaaaaatacatattgcattattctttatttcatgtgcataatttgtgttaggatacatattgcatcactatttggaaagcaactaaattcaattctaaccagtttggatgatattatgagagttgcaccaaatgttcgaagacatcaatgtcaaatggttctacctatagatgcacatgcgggagcgatgcttaatttccatttgtttcaacaatgttaattggtcaacggggttcatataatgcacatgaATGCATTTATCCAGCTTTTTTAGGAAGataataggaagataaattagaagtcatgatacattttctttagcttaaaatcagttatgctacctttattttataaattatatgtaactatattcacatacgtcttatccatgttaatatgcattagactaatattgttgttatttccaTGTTTAGCATTTtccaaacgaggtgtcaagaacaattctaaaaggaaagcgcaaaacaatcactctcattgatgaccagatACAGAGAAAATATAAGTGTCGTCTCATTACCGTCGAAAGAGaaagctatgaaaaatacttggtggatagtggttcaatttctgcaaagaatgtgtgatggaagaaggtggtaagctcatatTTGATCTGGAAAAGTCACCGAAGAACATGCAtgttcgagttgttccaaagtatatctttgctgctgaactatttgaacttctactattttgacgcaTCTCTTTGGAATgtaatcgtaaactatcttgaatttttggatgccatttgttcttttcattttatttgatgcaaatattgacaaaaatccctttttggttagtctatgacacttgtagtcttttttataaacctaactattttgtaacgttaatctgcacattgttggttccttcattgattccaattagtatcaagttaattataatgttcttttcctaatctcttgaacaaaatagaatATGTTCTTTTCCTACagcaaatctttataatgctttggtaaatgttttagaaatgtacttatatatagAACATCTAATTAACgctgcaatttgttttgtacctagcactttccaaatgagatatcaaggacatttctaaaaggaacagggaaaaaatcacactcatcgacaaacaaactcaaaaaaggtataagtgtcgcttgataacggcaaagagagcaagttacaaaaaatacttaggcggtcAATGATTAAACttttgccgagaacatatgttagaggtaggtgataagctaattttgatctagagaagccacctaaaaatatgcacgttcaagtcgttcccaaataaagatttggtgttcatgatccgcactttcaacagaccaccttaactctaatcctagaaaatattatcttcactcaccgatgctacttctttgcttgatttcatctgatgtaaatatgggtatcaatTCTTTTTTGGCaactctacaacaacaacactcttttttataattttggataatatgtaatcataattcacacatcattggttcctttttggttccaattgttttcatcctaaatattatgtcaatttctaatctcataaactgattatatgatctctaaatcaacccatacatattttatgatgaatcacaatgttccgtcgttttaacatcttttctttcgaagaattttttttttatgccatgattatctaaggttattattttaccttagataaacattaattgtaaaagtgtggaggaaaaaattaggttaaaattagagctgacattttgcataaattaaatctagggttaatatagtaaagacacgcgaaaaaataggttaaatctagggttaatattgtgtcacgggttaacatttaaaaataagagatgacattttgcataaattaaatatatggttaatatagtaaagtcacacgaaaaaattaggttaaatctagggttaatattgcgtcacgagttaacgtttataaataagagatgacaattttcataaattaaatctagggttaatataatttgtttagtaaaattaagaagaaaaattaggagcgatttgtttattttgatttccctaacaattaacgttaacattttgattaaattaaatagggttaatacagtaaaattaatcaaagaagttaggttaaatttaGGGAAAAATTTTGCGTTccggttaactttaaggaataagagattacaatagttgttatgttattttttatgtagtgttttaggctctgtgttgcaaaattttggtttacacagctttgattttcacatttataaaggacaacaattttccgtaatttataagatttctccttcgaaactaaattttaaaaagatacGTTATTCAACTC harbors:
- the LOC112420825 gene encoding protein FAR1-RELATED SEQUENCE 5-like, with amino-acid sequence MDKDTSTSFQIPQEYECVPNCDDELKPKIGQVFDTLQEGKFFYEKYALSIGFSVRSSSSTIDKNDLKRWKYFVCLKEGYLPNKTDDKEQSESIVKAKRRRALTREGCNANVVFKWVGEGKYEIARFHESHTHPLASPMKRPFLRSARKVNSSHKSLLLACSRANIGPSKAFHLLKEQRGGYENVGCTQRDLQNYSRDLKTLNKDSDAHVLIDYFRRKQEVNSSFYYAYEVGEEGRLKHVFWADGICRKNYSLFGDVVSFDTTYQTNKYHLIFAPFTGINHHRQSITFGVGLITNEKSDSFVWLFEKFLEAMGGHKPTLIITDQDPSMKVAIENIFDTSTHRLCMWHIMKKVSEKVGVSTNDDDEFNRSFKSCVWGSETPNEFEETWAFLMTRFELEKNKWLLHMFDIRSMWIPAYFKDTFMAGILRTTSRSESENSFYGNFLNPNVNLVEFWMRFDSAIEAQRHKELLADNNSIHSKPKLKLERGR